A genomic stretch from Arthrobacter sp. KBS0702 includes:
- a CDS encoding C40 family peptidase: protein MSMTEALGRMQGIQSMIAELSRPAQTESTAAALKSGAATSLATGTGTGDAASFTDALTAALGGSGLASGTDVSSLAKGLGLGGTTGLGALTGLTPPASLGPSSLPAGTATGTDVVAMAKKYIGVPYVWGGTNPATGMDCSGFTQRVFKDLGIELPRVVSDQMKQGTPVASLAQAKPGDLLISFGGNHISIYLGNGKAIDAPVPGKTIQIRDAWEQQSNLTSIRRIVPAGGAS from the coding sequence ATGAGCATGACCGAGGCGCTGGGCCGCATGCAGGGCATCCAGTCGATGATCGCGGAACTGAGCCGCCCGGCCCAGACCGAAAGCACAGCCGCGGCCCTGAAGTCCGGCGCCGCGACCTCCCTCGCCACCGGCACGGGAACCGGCGACGCCGCCTCGTTCACCGACGCCCTCACCGCGGCGCTCGGCGGGAGCGGCCTGGCGTCCGGCACGGACGTCTCCTCGCTGGCCAAGGGCCTGGGGCTGGGAGGAACCACCGGGCTCGGCGCGCTGACCGGGCTCACCCCGCCGGCCTCCCTCGGCCCCTCGTCGTTGCCGGCCGGCACCGCCACCGGCACGGACGTGGTCGCCATGGCCAAGAAATACATCGGCGTGCCCTACGTCTGGGGCGGCACCAACCCGGCCACCGGCATGGACTGCTCCGGCTTCACCCAGCGGGTGTTCAAGGACCTGGGCATCGAGCTTCCCCGGGTGGTCAGCGACCAGATGAAGCAGGGAACTCCCGTGGCGTCCCTCGCGCAGGCCAAGCCCGGGGACCTGCTGATCAGTTTCGGCGGGAACCACATTTCCATCTACCTCGGCAACGGCAAAGCCATCGACGCGCCCGTGCCGGGCAAGACCATCCAGATCCGCGACGCCTGGGAGCAGCAGTCCAACCTGACCTCCATCCGGCGGATCGTTCCGGCAGGAGGCGCCTCATGA
- a CDS encoding FliI/YscN family ATPase, with translation MIAQWRPKGDDFATALAAASPQRVGTVTSVMGLGLEVSGLDCALGDLLTVGEHPGLDAEVVAALDGAVRCMPLGRLAGVAAGDPVRAKGGTVLVPTGAGLFGRVLDGLGRPIDGKGPLLSGPRVPIDNEAPNAMKRARINTALQTGVRVLDTMTTLGKGQRMGLFAGSGVGKSSLLSMIARGTDAEVSVIALVGERGREVREFLEDDLGPAGLARSVVVVATSDEPALMRMRAAFTATRIAESFRDQGRDVVLMMDSLTRVAMAQREIGLSAGEPPATRGYPPSTFSILARLLERAGTAETGSVTGIYTVLVDGDDHNEPIADAARSILDGHVVLDRKLAVTGHFPSVDVLGSVSRVASKVNARPHLEAASTLRRVLAARKSAQDLIDVGAYQAGTNPLVDAALAHEHAISGFLQQPMDESTPHPESWRQLDHLTSILGAAA, from the coding sequence ATGATCGCCCAGTGGCGCCCCAAGGGGGACGACTTCGCGACCGCCCTCGCCGCCGCCTCGCCGCAGCGGGTCGGCACCGTCACTTCCGTGATGGGCCTGGGCCTTGAGGTGTCCGGCCTGGACTGCGCGCTCGGCGACCTCCTCACCGTGGGGGAGCACCCCGGGCTCGACGCCGAAGTCGTGGCTGCCCTCGACGGCGCCGTGCGCTGCATGCCGCTGGGACGCCTCGCCGGCGTCGCCGCCGGCGACCCCGTCCGCGCCAAGGGCGGCACCGTGCTGGTCCCCACCGGCGCCGGGCTCTTCGGCCGCGTTCTCGACGGCCTCGGCCGGCCGATCGACGGCAAGGGCCCGCTGCTCAGCGGCCCGCGGGTCCCGATCGACAACGAGGCGCCGAACGCCATGAAACGCGCCCGGATCAATACCGCGCTGCAGACCGGCGTCCGGGTGCTGGACACCATGACCACTCTGGGCAAGGGCCAGCGCATGGGCCTCTTCGCCGGCTCCGGCGTCGGCAAGTCCTCGCTGCTGTCCATGATCGCCCGCGGCACCGACGCCGAAGTGTCCGTCATCGCCCTCGTGGGGGAGCGCGGCCGCGAAGTCCGCGAATTCCTCGAGGACGACTTGGGCCCTGCCGGGCTGGCCCGCTCCGTGGTGGTGGTCGCCACCTCCGACGAGCCGGCCTTGATGCGCATGCGCGCCGCGTTCACGGCCACCCGCATCGCCGAGTCCTTCCGCGACCAGGGCCGGGATGTCGTCCTGATGATGGACTCCCTCACCCGTGTGGCCATGGCCCAGCGCGAGATCGGCCTCTCTGCCGGCGAACCGCCCGCCACCCGCGGCTACCCGCCGTCGACCTTCTCCATCCTCGCGCGGCTGCTCGAGCGCGCCGGCACCGCCGAAACCGGCTCCGTCACCGGCATCTACACCGTGCTGGTGGACGGCGACGACCACAACGAACCCATCGCCGACGCCGCCCGGTCGATCCTCGACGGCCACGTGGTGCTGGACCGGAAACTCGCCGTGACAGGGCATTTCCCCTCCGTGGACGTGCTCGGGTCGGTCTCCCGCGTGGCCTCGAAGGTCAACGCCCGGCCCCATCTGGAGGCCGCCTCCACACTGCGCCGGGTCCTCGCGGCCCGCAAGTCCGCCCAGGACCTGATCGACGTCGGCGCCTACCAGGCCGGGACCAACCCGCTGGTGGACGCCGCCCTGGCGCACGAGCACGCCATCAGCGGGTTCCTGCAGCAGCCGATGGACGAGTCCACCCCCCATCCCGAGTCCTGGCGCCAGCTGGACCACCTCACTTCGATCCTGGGAGCCGCGGCATGA
- a CDS encoding flagellar FliJ family protein, which yields MSRQFSLAGLLRLRQIQQDQAASGLARARSRSSSVRAREASARRQLTAADEEVVSSASLRAVAAARSASHSMLADLQNLARIAETDEATAREEFIAARTRSVGLEKLQARHHAEVTTAELRAEQSTLDEISSTIWHRDEQQVRS from the coding sequence ATGAGCCGGCAATTTTCACTGGCGGGGCTGTTGCGCCTCCGCCAGATCCAGCAGGACCAGGCCGCCTCCGGGCTGGCCCGGGCCCGGTCCCGGTCCAGCTCAGTCCGCGCCCGGGAAGCCTCGGCGCGCCGGCAACTGACCGCCGCCGACGAGGAAGTCGTCAGCTCGGCGTCGCTGCGCGCCGTGGCCGCCGCCCGGTCGGCCTCGCACAGCATGCTCGCGGACCTGCAAAACCTCGCCCGCATCGCCGAGACCGACGAGGCCACGGCCCGCGAGGAATTCATCGCCGCCCGCACCCGCTCCGTCGGCCTGGAGAAGCTGCAGGCCCGGCACCACGCCGAGGTCACCACCGCCGAGCTGCGGGCCGAACAGTCCACCCTGGACGAGATCTCCTCGACGATCTGGCACCGGGACGAGCAGCAGGTGCGCTCATGA